GGGGCGGCGGTCGTCGTCTGGCAGGGCTACGCTCCCCCGCCCACCGTCCCGCACGCGGTTTCACGGCAGCGCGCGAACGCCGGCGCGGACGACCTGGCCATGTTCCAGGCCGCCCTCGACGAGCGTTTCCCTGCGGCGCAGAAAACCGTCATCTCGCACAGCTACGGCACGCTTTTGGCCACTACCGCCGCCCGCGACCACGGGCTTATCGCTGACGACCTGTGGGTGCTCGGCAGCGCAGGCGTGGCGGGCGAGCACGTCTCCGAGCTCACGCTTGCCGACGACACCAGCACCGTCCACATCGTCGACTCCCCAGACGACATCATCCTGCGGTTGCGCTCCGGTCCGTCGGCCGTACTCGGCGCATCCCCCTCGCACGTCGGCTGGGGCGGCGAGCGTGTCGAGGGGGTCACGGGCGGGCACACCGATTACTTCACAGACCCGGCGTTCGTGTCTGCTTTGCAACAGCGGGCCGACCCAGCTAGATAAATGTCGTTACCATGGCTCACGTTCAAAGAAACGATTAATCAGGAGTTAGCAGTAATGCCAAATTTCGCTGAACAAGTAGTGAAGCGGCTCGAAGACCAGGGCGTGAAGCGCATCTACGGCCTGGTCGGCGACTCACTCAACCCGCTTTCCGACGCCGTCCGTCAAAGCGACATCGAATGGGTGCACGTGCGCAACGAGGAGGCCGCCGCCTTCGCAGCTGGCGCCGATTCGCTCGCCGCCGACGAACTCGCCGTCTGTGGCGCGTCCTGCGGCCCGGGCAACACCCACTTCGTCCAGGGCCTGTTCGAGTCGCACCGCAACGGCTCCAAGGTGCTGGCGATCGCCTCGCACATCCCGACCATCGAGATCGGTTCCTCCTTCTTCCAGGAAACCCACCCGGAACTGCTGTTCCAGGAGTGCTCCTCCTACTGCGAGGTTGTCCACGAGGCCGACCAGGGCATGCGCGTGCTGCACAATGCGCTGCAAAACACCCTGGCCGGCAACGGTGTCTCCGTCATGATCGTGCCGGGCGACGTCTTCGCAGCCGACACCGCCGAGGGCCCGCACACCGCGGACTCCGTCTACGCCACCGGCAAGAACAAGCGCATCTACCCGGACCCGCACGAGGCCGCCCGCCTGGTCGAGGCGATCAACAAGGCAGACAAGGTCACCCTGTTCTGCGGCTACGGCGCCCGCGACGCCCGTGACGAGGTCTTCGCCTTGGCCGAGAAGATCAAGTCCCCGATCGGCCACTCCTTCCGCGGCAAGATGTACTTCGAGTACGACAACCCTTACGACGTGGGCATGTCCGGCCTGCTCGGCTACGGCGCCTGCCTTGACGCCATGGATGAGTCCGACCTGTTCATCATGGTCGGCACCGACTTCCCGTACACCGACTGGCTGCCGGACGAAAACGTCGCGCAGATCGACATCGACGGCGCCCACATCGGTCGCCGCACCAAGGTCGACTACCCGGTCGTCGGCGATGTGAAGAGCGTCATCGAAAACATCCTCCCGCACATCGAGGAGAAGAAGGACCGCAAGTTCCTGGACAAGATGATCAAGCGCCACTACCAGCTGCTTGATCACGTGGTGAAGAGCTACACCTCCGAAGCCTTCGAGTCCAAGAAGCCGATCCACCCCGAGCTCGCGGCCTCCGTGCTGGACAAGCTTGCCGACGATGACGCTTACTTCACCGTCGACACCGGCATGTGCAACGTGTGGTCCTCGCGCTACCTCACCCCGAACGGCAAGCGCGACGAGGCCGCTTCCTTCCTGCACGGCACCATGGCCAACGCCCTGCCGATGGCAATCGGTGTGCAGGCGGCGTTCCCGGACCGCCAGGTGATCTCCTGGTCCGGCGACGGCGGCCTGGGCATGCTCATGGGCGAGCTGCTGACCATCAAGCTCCACCAGCTGCCGGTGAAGGTCATCTGTTTCAACAACTCCTCGCTGGGCATGGTCAAGCTCGAGATGATGGTCGCCGGCATGCCGTACTTCGGTACCGACCACGAGCAGGCCAACTACGCCGAGATTGCCAAGGGCGTGGGCATCAAGTCCTTCCGCATCGAGGAGCCGGAGGACCTCGAGCCGATGCTCAAGGAGGCACTCGCCTACGACGGCCCGGTGCTTGTCGACATCGTCACTGACCCGGAGGCACTCTCCCTGCCGCCGGGAATCACCTGGGACATGATGAAGGGCTTCGCCAAGTCCGGCGCCCGCACCGCCTTCCTCGAGGGCGGCGTCGGTCGACTGTTCCACCTGGCCAAGTCCAACCTTCGCCACATCGGTGGCGCCGCGACCATCGAGTTCGGCGGGTAGTTTCTTCGGGAACAAGGGGTCGTCGATAAGCAAATGCTTATCGACGACCCCTTTTTGTATGCCAAGTGTTATCAAAACGCGACCAACTGGTCGTATCTAATCCGTATTGTTGCTTGAGTTGTCATTGATCCCGTAAAGAAAGGTTTATATCTATGACTTCTCCGCAGAACCCGCGCCGCGAGCGCGCTGCACGCCCGGCAACCTCCAGCACCGCGGTGCGCGCCGAGCAGGTTGCTGACGACGACCAGCACATCGGCCAGGAAGCCTGGGTCGGCACCGACTCCACCGACGTGTCCACCGGCAACGTCTCCTGGGGCGCGATCTTCGCAGGCGTGGTGACCTTCCTCGCGATCATGATCCTGCTCGGCATCGGTGCCGCAGCCATGGGCCTGCAGGGCTCGACCGGCTTGGCCACCGGCATCTTCGCGCTGATCTCCCTGGCAGTGGCATTCGCCGCAGCTGGCTACGTCTCCGGCGCCCTCGGCGTGCGCGCCGGCCTGTTCCACGGCCTGGGCACCTGGGCGACCTCGCTGATCGCCTCGCTCATCCTCGCCGGCTGGCTCGGCGCATCCGTACTCGGTGGCCTTGGCTCCATCTTGGGCACCGCCGCTGACGCAACCGGCTCCGCAGTCGGTGGCGCAGCAGACGCCGCGGGCCAGTACGCGTCTGAAAACGTCTCCGAGGGAGAGGCACGCGATGCCGCTAACCAGGCAGAGGACGCCATCAACGACGCCCGCGACCAGGTCACGCAGGAAGACATCGACAACGCGAAGCAGCAGGCCAACGAGGCTTGGGAAGACGCAAAGCAGACCGCTGACGAGGTCTCCGACGACGCTGCCGTTGGCACCTGGTGGACCTTCGCCGGTCTGCTCATCGGCGCTGTCATCTCCGCATTCTGCGGTGCAGCCGGTGCACGCTCCGTGCTCAACCGCGACGAGAAGCAGGTTGTGACCCGCCGCTAGTCCGCACTAGCCGCTGATACGCGATAAAGCCCGCGCCGCCTCACTTGTAGGCGGCGCGGGCTTTCCCGTGGCGGAGGAACAATAGCTGAAAGTAGCCTCCCGAGGCCGGTAAAACCCCTGGTGGGGATCCGGCGGGAGGCTACTTTCAGCTATTGGTCGCTACGACGTGCGCCGGCGTCGTCGTGAAGCGGGCTCCCACGCCACCACCGCGGTGGAACGGGGCACGTGCACCAGCTCGCCGCCGCGGCGAGAGCCGGAGCGCAACTTCCGCCGCAACTCCTCGTTGTGTCCGCGCTGGGTTTCCAGTTCGTCCTGCAGATCCTCGATCTGCTGGGACAACTCGATGATCGTCTTGATGCCCGCCAGGTTCACCCCCTCCTCCTGGGAGAGGTGTTGGATGCGGCGCAGCATCGAGATGTCGCGGCGCGAGTAGCGGCGCCCGCCGCCCTTCGTGCGCATCGGGGTGACCAGGCCGAGCCGGTCGTAGGTGCGCAGCGTCTGGGCGTGCATGCCGGTCAGTTCGGCGGCGACCGAGATGACGAAGTATTCCTTCTCGTCTGCCATGGTTACACCTCCTTCCGGCGCTTAGTTTCCGGCGAACCCGGCGCGCGGGTCGAAGCCGGAATCCTTCTCCGCCTGGGCGTAGGCGCGCAGCGCGGAGGTGGCGGACGGGTCGAGATCCCTCGGCACTTGCACCTCGACGGTGACCAGCAGGTCGCCCGCGGAACCGGACTTCTTTGGGATGCCGCGGCCGCGCACACGCAGGGTGCGTCCGTTCGGGGTGCCGGCCGGAACCTTCACCTTCACCGGGTTGTCCAGGGTGGGCACGGCGACCGTCGCACCGAGGGCGGCCTCGGCGAAGGAGACCGGAACCGTCACTTCGAGGTCGTCGTCGGAGCGGGTGAAGGTGTCGTCGTCACGCACATGCACGGTGACGAACAGGTCGCCGGCGGGTGTGCCGTTGGGGCCTGCCTCGCCTTGGCCAGCGAGCCGCACCTTCTGCCCGTCGGTCACGCCGGCGGGGATGCGCACCGTAATCGAGCGGGTACGCCGCACGGTGCCGGTACCGCCGCAGGTCGGGCAAGGGTCCTCGATGACCTCGCCGGTGCCGCCGCAGTTGGTGCAAGGTCGTGCCATGCCGAACGCGCCGGAGTTTTCCCGGATGTAGCCGGAACCCGAGCAGACCTGGCATGTGTGGGTCTTGCCGTCTTTGGAACCGGAGCCGTGGCAGGTGGTGCACGGTGCGTCGCCGGTGAGCTCGACCGGGAACGTCGTGCCCTTGGCTGCCTCACGGAAGTCGAGGGTTATTTCCGTTTCGACGTCGGCCCCCCGCGACGGCCGAGCGTTCCTGCCAGCACCGCCGCGGCCGCCAAAGAAGCCACCGAAGATATCACCAAGGCCGCTGTCTCCAGCTTGTCCACCAGTGGCTGATCCGAAGATGTCGGAGAGGTCGAATTCCGCTTCCGTGCCACGAAACCCGCCGGGAAAGCCGGATCCTCCTCCCCGCCCGAAACGGCCGAAGCCTCCCGAGCCGATCATGGACTTCAACTGGTCGTATTCCTTGCGTTTCTGCTCGTCGCCGACCACGTCGTACGCTTCCGCGACCCGCTTGAACTTCTCCTCGGCCTTCTTGTCGCCAGGGTGATTGTCCGGGTGGTTTTCGCGTGCGAGCTTGCGGTACGCCTTCTTAATATCGGCAGCGCTTGCCGACGAGCTCACGCCCAAATCGCCGTAATAATCCTTGTCGGCCCATTCCTGTTGCATGGCCATCTCGCACCCTCCTTTCTCTATGTTGAGTGCGTCGTGTTCTGGCTAAATTTCGTTCACTAAATAATCTAAGTAAAAAGGCCGGGGATTGAAGGCCGCTTATTGCGTGAACCCAATCCCCGGCCCTGCCATCGAGCGGTGTTACTCGTCGGCGTCGGCACTTTCGGCCGGATCGGCGATGATCACCATGGCGTTTCGCACCAGGCGGTCACCGACGGTGTAGCCCTTGCGCAGTACCGTGCCCAGCACCTTCTCGTCGCCCTGGGACAGGTCCTGCACGGCCTCGTGGACCTCCGGGTCGAAGGCGTCGCCCTCGGCACCGAACTCCTTGACACCCTGGCCGGCAACGATGGTGCGGAACTTGTCCGCGAAGGCCTTCAGCGGGCCTTCGTCCAGGTCGCCGTGCTGCTGGGCGAGGTCGAGGTCGTCGAGAAGCGGCAGGAGCTCGGTGGCGAACTTCGCTTTCGCGTTGTTGGCCAGCTCGCCGCGCTCGCGCTCGGTGCGGCGGCGGTAGTTCGCGTACTCGGCGCTGACGCGCTGCAGGGACTCGGTGCGCTCGGCGAGCTGCAGTTCGATGTCGCTGACCGCGCCGTCGCCGTCAGCGTCCGGGTTCACTTCGCCTTCGGCGATCTCGGCGGCGTCTTCCAACTCAGCGTCGGCGGCTAAAAGGGGATCTTCGTCCGTGGCCAGAGCCTCGGACTCGGCCGCCTCGTCCGCGATGGACTCGGCCTGGTCCGGGGACACGTACTGCTCGTCCGTCTCCGCCGGATCACCCGGGTTGTCGGGCATCTGCTCGTTGAACGGGTTCGTCATCAGACGTCCCCTCCTTTCACTGGGTGGAAGTTACTTGTTGTCAGCGTCGGTGTCGTCGTCTTCGACAACCTCGGCGTCGACAACGTTGTCGTCGCCAGCGGCGTCAGCCTGGGTTGCGCCCTCATTGGCCTGTGCCTCGTAGAGCGCGGTGCCCATCTCTTGGGACTCGGTGTTGAGCTTCTCCACTGCGGACTTGATCGCGTCGATGTCGTCGCCCTTGAGCGCCTCATCGACAGCGTCGGCAGCCTCGGTCACGCGGGACTTGATGTCCTCGGAGAGCTTCTCGCCGTTTTCATCCATGAACTTGCGGGTCTGGTACGCCATGTTCTCCGCGTTGTTGCGGGTCTCCTGCTCCTCGCGGCGCTTCTTGTCCTCGTCGGCGTGAGCTTCGGCGTCCTTGATCATGCGATCGATCTCGTCGTCGGAAAGACCGGAGCCTTCCTGGATCTTGATCGTGTTCTCCTTGCCGGTGGCCTTGTCCTTCGCCGTGACGTGGACGATGCCGTTGGCGTCGATGTCGAAGGTGACCTCAATCTGCGGGACACCGCGC
Above is a genomic segment from Corynebacterium lujinxingii containing:
- the grpE gene encoding nucleotide exchange factor GrpE, with the protein product MTNPFNEQMPDNPGDPAETDEQYVSPDQAESIADEAAESEALATDEDPLLAADAELEDAAEIAEGEVNPDADGDGAVSDIELQLAERTESLQRVSAEYANYRRRTERERGELANNAKAKFATELLPLLDDLDLAQQHGDLDEGPLKAFADKFRTIVAGQGVKEFGAEGDAFDPEVHEAVQDLSQGDEKVLGTVLRKGYTVGDRLVRNAMVIIADPAESADADE
- a CDS encoding pyruvate dehydrogenase, with the translated sequence MPNFAEQVVKRLEDQGVKRIYGLVGDSLNPLSDAVRQSDIEWVHVRNEEAAAFAAGADSLAADELAVCGASCGPGNTHFVQGLFESHRNGSKVLAIASHIPTIEIGSSFFQETHPELLFQECSSYCEVVHEADQGMRVLHNALQNTLAGNGVSVMIVPGDVFAADTAEGPHTADSVYATGKNKRIYPDPHEAARLVEAINKADKVTLFCGYGARDARDEVFALAEKIKSPIGHSFRGKMYFEYDNPYDVGMSGLLGYGACLDAMDESDLFIMVGTDFPYTDWLPDENVAQIDIDGAHIGRRTKVDYPVVGDVKSVIENILPHIEEKKDRKFLDKMIKRHYQLLDHVVKSYTSEAFESKKPIHPELAASVLDKLADDDAYFTVDTGMCNVWSSRYLTPNGKRDEAASFLHGTMANALPMAIGVQAAFPDRQVISWSGDGGLGMLMGELLTIKLHQLPVKVICFNNSSLGMVKLEMMVAGMPYFGTDHEQANYAEIAKGVGIKSFRIEEPEDLEPMLKEALAYDGPVLVDIVTDPEALSLPPGITWDMMKGFAKSGARTAFLEGGVGRLFHLAKSNLRHIGGAATIEFGG
- a CDS encoding ATP synthase subunit B family protein, whose amino-acid sequence is MTSPQNPRRERAARPATSSTAVRAEQVADDDQHIGQEAWVGTDSTDVSTGNVSWGAIFAGVVTFLAIMILLGIGAAAMGLQGSTGLATGIFALISLAVAFAAAGYVSGALGVRAGLFHGLGTWATSLIASLILAGWLGASVLGGLGSILGTAADATGSAVGGAADAAGQYASENVSEGEARDAANQAEDAINDARDQVTQEDIDNAKQQANEAWEDAKQTADEVSDDAAVGTWWTFAGLLIGAVISAFCGAAGARSVLNRDEKQVVTRR
- a CDS encoding heat shock protein transcriptional repressor HspR, with product MADEKEYFVISVAAELTGMHAQTLRTYDRLGLVTPMRTKGGGRRYSRRDISMLRRIQHLSQEEGVNLAGIKTIIELSQQIEDLQDELETQRGHNEELRRKLRSGSRRGGELVHVPRSTAVVAWEPASRRRRRTS
- the dnaJ gene encoding molecular chaperone DnaJ, translating into MAMQQEWADKDYYGDLGVSSSASAADIKKAYRKLARENHPDNHPGDKKAEEKFKRVAEAYDVVGDEQKRKEYDQLKSMIGSGGFGRFGRGGGSGFPGGFRGTEAEFDLSDIFGSATGGQAGDSGLGDIFGGFFGGRGGAGRNARPSRGADVETEITLDFREAAKGTTFPVELTGDAPCTTCHGSGSKDGKTHTCQVCSGSGYIRENSGAFGMARPCTNCGGTGEVIEDPCPTCGGTGTVRRTRSITVRIPAGVTDGQKVRLAGQGEAGPNGTPAGDLFVTVHVRDDDTFTRSDDDLEVTVPVSFAEAALGATVAVPTLDNPVKVKVPAGTPNGRTLRVRGRGIPKKSGSAGDLLVTVEVQVPRDLDPSATSALRAYAQAEKDSGFDPRAGFAGN